In Chloroflexi bacterium ADurb.Bin180, the genomic stretch GTTGCCGATGAGCCTGGGGCCGGGATCGGCGGCGGGGGTGGGCTCTGTCCCACGCTCGTCTCGCGGAGCCGCATCGCGAGCAGGCCCGGCTTCGCCCTGACCAGCATCGACCAGACCAAACCTTGCTTTTACGATTTCCCTTGCCCTTGTTCGGTCCAAGCAGTAGCAGTTCACGGTCCTCACCTCGCCCTTGAGATTCTCATACTGATGAGTTCCCACCCAGAAGAGGTGTGACTGGAACACCTCGTCGTCCGCCGCGATCTGTGAGGTCAGCTCAATGACCTTGAACACACTGTCGGCGGCACCGCCGCGCCCGACCGGTACGCACAACGCTCCGTCATCCAGGGGCTGGAGAACCGAGAACCTGGCATTCGCCTGTGCCTTTGCCATGACGATACGGTCTGCCTCCTCTTCGACCTCCAGCGACCGCTTCACTTCAGGCGTAACCCACCTCCCGCCATGGTTGACGAGTCCCTTACTCTGGGCCTTCTTCGCCTCGATCGATGCCTGGACCGTCTTCAGCAAAGCACGGGCCTCGGAGATATTTGTGGCGTCTGGGTGTGCCGCAATGGCCTCTTCGAGCGCGGTACTGGCGGCTTCGTCAAGACTGCCGCCCCGAACGCGAAGGATTACCGTGTCGAGAGCGGCAGTCTGGTCCAGCTTGCCCTTCGCAGCACTGAGAATCGCCATTACTGCGTCGCGGTCAGTCCACCCGTCCTTAGTTCTGGTGTAGCCGGCTTCACGGTAACACGCAGTCTCCACCTCGCGAAGCAAGGCAGCTCTCGCGGTCTCTATCTTCTTTTGATGCTGCTGCTCAAGCCGAGCAATCATATCCTTGGCCAGTTTCACCCGTTTCTCGTCGGTGCAGGTATGAGCGTCCAGTTCAGGCGTGAAATCCACGCGGTTGACGCGAGTCGGTCCCACACGGATCATCCCGGGGGAGATCTCGATCACCATCCCCGAAACCTGGCGCCCCCTGGCATCTTTGAACGAGACCATGTCACCACGTGCCCAAGGCTTGAGCCAGTTCTGCACGGATTCCTCGACCGCCAGACGATCGAATGCCCCGACCTCCTTGTTCACCCGTGCCGTTAGCGTCTCCTCGATGAGCGCCTGCACGTCATCGCGGCTCATGGTCGTCCTCGGAATGGGCCAGTCAAACCCCAGGTCCGCGGCCACCTGACGATAGTCGGCGTCCTGAGCATACGACAGCGCTACGAGAACGCTCATGAACAGACTGAAAAGCCCCCGCGTCAGATCTCGCGTATTCATGGAATCTCCTCCTGGCAGCCCCGCTTATCGTGATGCAGTCCATGTCGCCTAGAGCTAAGGGAGTATAGGCTGACCAAGTGCGGGGTCAAGGTGCTTTCGGCAAGTCCGGCAATGCGTGTTATACAGAGGTCGCCTCTCACTGCATCTGACTCGTCTCGTCGCCGCGTTACGGTGGGCTCTCCAGGAAGGATTGACAACTCCCATGTCTGTGGTATCCTAACGGCGTAGGCCGGTGCGATGGGACGCAACGGTCCTCGCCGCGGGCGCTGCCGGGCGTGACTGCGGCCGTACTCGAGCTATGGCCGCGCGACGGGGTCGGCTTCAGCTAAGGAGGAAAGCCATGGGGGGATACACATCGAAGTTGGCAGAC encodes the following:
- the hhoB gene encoding putative serine protease HhoB precursor, whose translation is MNTRDLTRGLFSLFMSVLVALSYAQDADYRQVAADLGFDWPIPRTTMSRDDVQALIEETLTARVNKEVGAFDRLAVEESVQNWLKPWARGDMVSFKDARGRQVSGMVIEISPGMIRVGPTRVNRVDFTPELDAHTCTDEKRVKLAKDMIARLEQQHQKKIETARAALLREVETACYREAGYTRTKDGWTDRDAVMAILSAAKGKLDQTAALDTVILRVRGGSLDEAASTALEEAIAAHPDATNISEARALLKTVQASIEAKKAQSKGLVNHGGRWVTPEVKRSLEVEEEADRIVMAKAQANARFSVLQPLDDGALCVPVGRGGAADSVFKVIELTSQIAADDEVFQSHLFWVGTHQYENLKGEVRTVNCYCLDRTRAREIVKARFGLVDAGQGEAGPARDAAPRDERGTEPTPAADPGPRLIGNGTGFLISDNGYVLTNAHVATGGGSLGVRTHDGKPYPAQVVRVDQATDLALLRIEGSGFPAVEFASAAACKLGQTIFTVGFPRADLQGIAPKVTKGVISSLMGLGDDVQRYQIDAAIQPGNSGGPVADEHGQVVGVAVATLNAGKLLVETGSLAQNVNYCVKKSYVLAFLESCPEAANSLQSGIWPAGGTFESAVERVAKATVLIAIFE